Proteins from a single region of Macrotis lagotis isolate mMagLag1 chromosome 2, bilby.v1.9.chrom.fasta, whole genome shotgun sequence:
- the LOC141511486 gene encoding olfactory receptor class A-like protein 1 translates to MVSSDLIFGMAFFFQCAIGIVGNSILLMLYVFIYFKKPQQKKPMDLILAHLTLANMISLLTRGIPEIMFSFGMRHILDDLGSKLLMYIYRISRGLSTSTTSLLSMFQAFIISPNKPMWASIKIRAPRYILYSFSFFWVINALIYIRVLEIVEAPKNITITSLSYISNIYMSRKVENDIPAFILAMILHDLTFHFLLGLTSIYMVLILYRHSKQVQHIHSTLSIRSFPEAKATQTILLIVSCFVLFYWINNYFTVYLCFQIEKQPVYATIASFFSGCYPALSPLLLIGRENRISKFYCRSRKAQKPHTNFVDTLFNP, encoded by the coding sequence ATGGTATCTAGTGATCTGATATTTGGGATGGCATTCTTCTTTCAATGTGCCATTGGTATTGTGGGGAATTCAATACTTCTCATGCTCTATGTTTTTATCTACTTCAAAAAGCCTCAGCAGAAGAAACCAATGGACTTGATTCTTGCTCATTTGACTTTGGCCAATATGATATCACTTTTAACCAGAGGCATCCCAGAAATCATGTTTTCTTTTGGAATGAGACATATTTTGGATGATTTAGGGAGTAAGTTATTAATGTACATTTACAGAATTTCCCGGGGACTTTCTACAAGTACAACAAGCCTTCTGAGTATGTTTCAAGCCTTCATCATCAGTCCCAACAAACCTATGTGGGCAAGCATTAAAATCAGAGCCCCCAGATACATTTTATATAGCTTCTCCTTTTTCTGGGTCATTAATGCTTTGATTTACATTAGGGTCCTTGAAATAGTTGAAGCACCCAAAAACATCACCATTACCAGCCTTAgctatatttcaaatatttacatGTCAAGAAAAGTTGAGAATGACATTCCAGCCTTTATACTTGctatgattcttcatgaccttacTTTTCACTTCCTTCTGGGTTTAACCAGTATATACATGGTGCTTATCCTCTATAGACATAGCAAGCAAGTACAGCACATTCACAGCACACTTTCCATAAGATCCTTCCCTGAGGCCAAGGCCACTCAGACCATCCTCTTGATTGTGagctgttttgttttattttactggATCAACAACTATTTCACTGTATATCTATGTTTTCAAATTGAAAAACAACCTGTATATGCTACAATTGCATCATTTTTTAGTGGATGTTATCCTGCCCTCTCTCCCTTATTGTTGATTGGGAGGGAGAATCGTATCTCCAAGTTTTATTGTAGATCTAGAAAGGCTCAAAAGCCTCACACGAATTTTGTGGATACATTATTCAATCCATGA